Proteins encoded together in one Pirellulales bacterium window:
- a CDS encoding DUF1549 domain-containing protein produces MLSNPREHDLLAEEVSTKPAASLIKTTSTTGDSPDTVPAAPAAKGESTTENRPNQSKQQGYGIPQVAYINEMIRKGWVDNQVTPSPYATDGEWLRRVYLDVLGRIPTADEARVFLKERSADKRLKLVNRLLSPEYQEEYARNWEAIWEVMLIGRPSREEDQQRSMVNREAMKQYLRLSFLKNKTYDTLVYELVSATGSNTPGEANSNGAVNFLSGKMEENGVQATAKTAQLFLGMQVQCTQCHNHPFNEYKQNQFWELNAFFRQTKTKVDRAARRMVESVTLVNEDFRGEGNSPEKAELYYELRNGVVSVAYPIFVDGKTEINKNGMVSQVDRRTELAKIIVNSPEMPKAMVNRMWGHFLGYGFTKPIDDMGPHNAPTHPELLDRLAADFRKHSFNTKELIRWIVLSEPYALSSVGTGKNKLDDPSLGEKPKFSRFYLRQMRAEELYNSLMTATQAYKGSADEQQKAQTDWLRQFTVAFGTDEGDDATTFNGTIPQVLMMFNGDLIRQATNTRDGSFLARVAQDSSLNAKEKVNYLYLAALTRYPTNAELNGCNQVLAYHKGNVVTALQDIWWALLNTNEFILNH; encoded by the coding sequence ATGTTAAGTAACCCCCGCGAGCATGATCTCCTTGCGGAAGAGGTTTCCACCAAACCCGCCGCTTCTCTGATTAAAACGACATCAACCACCGGGGATTCTCCGGATACGGTGCCAGCGGCCCCCGCGGCAAAGGGGGAGAGTACCACAGAAAATCGTCCCAATCAAAGCAAGCAGCAGGGTTATGGAATTCCCCAAGTTGCCTACATCAACGAAATGATTCGCAAGGGTTGGGTAGATAATCAGGTTACTCCCTCTCCTTATGCGACCGATGGCGAATGGCTGCGCCGGGTTTACTTGGACGTATTGGGCCGCATCCCCACGGCGGATGAGGCTCGAGTGTTTCTGAAGGAACGTTCCGCTGATAAGCGGCTCAAACTGGTCAATCGACTGCTTTCCCCCGAATATCAAGAAGAGTACGCCCGTAATTGGGAAGCAATTTGGGAAGTCATGTTAATCGGCCGTCCCTCGCGCGAGGAAGACCAGCAGCGCAGCATGGTCAACCGCGAGGCGATGAAGCAGTATTTGCGATTGTCGTTCCTCAAAAATAAGACCTATGACACCTTAGTGTACGAGTTGGTCAGCGCCACCGGCAGCAACACCCCGGGGGAGGCCAACTCCAACGGCGCGGTGAATTTTCTTTCGGGCAAAATGGAAGAAAACGGCGTCCAGGCCACGGCCAAAACCGCACAACTTTTCCTGGGGATGCAGGTCCAATGCACGCAGTGCCACAATCACCCTTTTAATGAGTACAAGCAAAACCAGTTTTGGGAGCTTAACGCGTTCTTTCGCCAGACCAAAACCAAAGTCGACCGCGCTGCCCGCCGGATGGTGGAAAGCGTCACACTCGTCAATGAGGATTTTCGCGGCGAGGGGAACAGTCCCGAAAAAGCCGAACTGTACTACGAACTGCGCAATGGCGTGGTCAGCGTGGCTTATCCGATCTTTGTCGATGGCAAAACCGAAATTAACAAAAACGGCATGGTCAGTCAGGTCGACCGTCGGACCGAATTAGCGAAAATCATCGTTAATTCCCCCGAAATGCCCAAGGCCATGGTCAACCGCATGTGGGGGCACTTTTTGGGATATGGTTTTACCAAGCCCATTGACGACATGGGTCCGCATAACGCCCCCACGCATCCCGAATTGTTGGATCGCTTGGCGGCGGATTTTCGCAAGCACAGCTTTAACACCAAGGAACTGATCCGCTGGATCGTCCTCAGCGAACCGTATGCCTTATCCAGCGTGGGGACCGGCAAAAACAAGCTAGACGACCCCAGCCTGGGCGAAAAGCCCAAATTTAGCCGGTTTTACCTCCGGCAAATGCGGGCCGAGGAACTGTATAACTCGCTCATGACGGCCACCCAGGCGTACAAGGGTTCCGCGGACGAACAACAAAAAGCGCAGACCGATTGGCTGCGTCAGTTCACGGTGGCCTTTGGCACGGACGAGGGGGACGACGCGACGACCTTTAACGGCACGATTCCGCAGGTGCTGATGATGTTTAACGGCGATTTGATTCGCCAGGCGACAAACACGCGGGATGGCAGCTTTTTGGCCCGTGTCGCGCAGGATAGCAGTCTGAATGCCAAGGAAAAGGTGAACTATTTGTATTTGGCGGCCCTGACGCGGTATCCCACCAATGCCGAACTAAACGGCTGCAACCAAGTGTTGGCCTATCACAAAGGAAATGTCGTGACTGCCCTGCAGGATATTTGGTGGGCACTGCTCAACACCAACGAATTCATCCTCAACCACTAA